The following are from one region of the Juglans regia cultivar Chandler chromosome 10, Walnut 2.0, whole genome shotgun sequence genome:
- the LOC118349692 gene encoding uncharacterized protein LOC118349692, giving the protein MAEGTRATLKVQFEESQRQQGMMQQQLEQNQQAISGITERLEQVSDLLKSVVDSVNVMSRRDREVSNDTRNHEERGVFQRNIRLDFPHFSGRDPAGWTFKANQHFDCFQVPFHQKLMVASHHMEGEALVWYQSAFESGQFNSWETLVVAMQGRFGPSAFDDPMEALTRLRQTTSVSLYTSQFEALSNRLKGLSDKHKMSCFISGLKDDIQIPVKMFNPLNLGAAFSLAKLQEEHVLSSRKSWRQNSHFAEKWPLNSVGMTDLANNAPKNVFPMRRVNSSHMDEKRKKGLCFHCEEKWNPNHVCKNPRVYFLHGEPSDMQEEIDNEDEVVPQSLQSSKELVLKGVEELEVSIHAISGCINSNAMKLLGTIGSFSVEILVDSGSTHNFLDPLVVEATKLRVMEDGALQVKVADGTSIVSQGKCEEMIKVQGTKFLVPFHVLTLGGCDIVLGVQWLKTLGPIQWDFTNMSMQFEIAGQQLFLQGLLSGQVQVDAGIRMLKSSFIGQQGWLLQLVAVQPKLEPTQTLPAVEEVVNQFQSVFEEPVGLPPPRAFDHRIILKEGTPPISVRPYRYPHYQKTEIEKIVKDLLLNGVIRPSQNPFSSPVLLVKIVDGTWRMCMDYRALNQETVKDKFPIPVIDELLDELYRASQDLFQHLEHLKTVLSVLQQQTLFAKKSKCKFGVMEVDYLGHIISAEGVRADPSKISAMIEWPVPKTVKALRGFLGLTGYYRKLIKGYGSIAAPLTMLLKKNSFVWGEEAEKAFLQLKHAVAHPPVLKLPDFSQAFLIECDASGVGLGAVLMQNSQPIAYFSKALKGKALLLSTYEKELLALVSALGKYRPYLLGQPFKIKTDQQALKHLLE; this is encoded by the exons ATGGCGGAAGGGACGCGCGCAACATTGAAAGTTCAATTTGAGGAATCTCAAAGGCAGCAGGGAATGATGCAGCAGCAACTAGAACAGAATCAACAAGCAATTTCTGGAATAACTGAAAGGTTAGAACAAGTTTCAGATCTGTTGAAATCTGTAGTTGATTCTGTAAATGTTATGTCTCGTAGAGATAGAGAAGTGTCTAATGATACTAGGAATCATGAGGAGCGAGGAGTTTTTCAGAGAAATATTAGGTTGGACTTTCCACACTTTAGTGGCCGTGATCCTGCAGGGTGGACCTTTAAGGCCAATCAACACTTTGATTGTTTTCAAGTACCCTTCCATCAGAAATTAATGGTGGCTTCGCACCATATGGAAGGTGAGGCATTGGTGTGGTACCAAAGTGCCTTTGAATCAGGACAGTTTAATTCATGGGAGACCTTAGTGGTAGCAATGCAAGGAAGGTTCGGACCTTCAGcatttgatgatccaatggaggccTTAACCAGATTAAGACAAACTACTTCTGTTAGTTTGTATACATCACAATTTGAGGCCTTGTCCAATAGGCTCAAAGGCTTGTCTGACAAACATAAGATGAGCTGCTTTATTAGTGGACTCAAGGATGACATTCAAATACCTGTCAAGATGTTTAATCCACTAAACCTTGGAGCTGCATTTAGCCTGGCTAAGCTGCAGGAGGAACATGTGCTATCCTCAAGAAAGTCTTGGAGACAAAATAGCCATTTTGCTGAGAAATGGCCTCTTAATAGTGTGGGGATGACTGATCTTGCCAATAATGCTCCAAAGAATGTGTTTCCTATGAGAAGGGTGAATTCATCTCATatggatgaaaagagaaaaaaaggccTATGTTTCCATTGTGAGGAAAAGTGGAATCCTAATCATGTATGTAAAAATCCGAGGGTTTATTTCTTGCATGGGGAACCTAGTGATATGCAAGAGGAAATTGATaatgaggatgaagtggtgcCTCAATCTCTACAGAGTTCTAAAGAACTGGTTCTGAAGGGGGTGGAGGAACTTGAAGTCTCGATTCATGCCATTTCTGGTTGCATCAACAGTAATGCCATGAAGCTCCTGGGTACCATAGGCTCATTTTCTGTTGAGATCCTTGTAGACTCAGGAAGTACTCACAACTTCCTAGATCCCTTGGTGGTAGAAGCAACAAAGTTGCGGGTAATGGAAGATGGAGCCCTTCAGGTGAAAGTAGCTGATGGTACTAGCATAGTCAGCCAAGGCAAATGTGAGGAAATGATTAAGGTCCAAGGAACTAAGTTTCTAGTTCCTTTCCATGTTCTGACTCTTGGAGGCTGTGACATTGTTTTAGGGGTTCAATGGCTTAAAACATTGGGTCCTATTCAATGGGATTTTACAAATATGTCTATGCAGTTTGAGATTGCTGGTCAGCAACTGTTTCTGCAAGGGTTGTTGTCTGGACAGGTTCAGGTTGATGCTGGGATTCGCATGCTTAAATCTTCCTTCATTGGTCAGCAAGGTTGGCTTCTGCAACTTGTAGCAGTTCAGCCTAAGTTGGAGCCAACACAGACTCTACCAGCAGTTGAAGAGGTAGTAAACCAGTTTCAGTCTGTATTCGAGGAACCAGTTGGGTTGCCTCCTCCTCGAGCCTTTGACCATCGAATTATCTTGAAGGAAGGAACTCCTCCAATTTCTGTGAGACCTTATAGGTACCCCCATTaccaaaaaacagaaatagaaaaaattgttaaagattTGTTGTTAAATGGGGTGATTCGACCAAGCCAAAAtccattttcttcacctgttCTCTTGGTAAAGATAGTTGATGGcacatggaggatgtgcatGGACTATAGAGCTCTCAATCAAGAAACTGTTAAGGACAAGTTTCCAATCCCTGTGATagatgagctcttggatgagTTGTATAGGGCAag CCAAGATTTATTTCAGCATTTGGAACATTTGAAAACAGTGTTATCTGTTTTACAGCAGCAGACTTTGTTTGCCAAGAAGTCTAAGTGTAAGTTTGGGGTTATGGAAGTTGACTACTTAGGCCATATAATTTCTGCAGAAGGTGTAAGAGCAGACCCTTCCAAAATTTCAGCCATGATCGAGTGGCCTGTTCCTAAAACAGTGAAGGCCTTGCGAGGGTTTTTAGGCTTAACTGGTTATTATAGGAAACTTATCAAAGGTTATGGTTCAATAGCTGCCCCATTGACCATGTTATTGAAGAAGAATTCCTTTGTGTGGGGTGAAGAGGCTGAGAAGGCTTTTTTGCAACTTAAGCATGCTGTAGCTCACCCTCCAGTCCTGAAGCTGCCAGATTTCTCTCAAGCATTTctcattgaatgtgatgcttctggAGTAGGGTTGGGAGCTGTGTTGATGCAAAACAGCCAGCCCATAGCCTATTTTAGTAAGGCTCTCAAGGGTAAAGCTCTCCTCTTATCAACCTATGAGAAAGAACTTTTAGCACTTGTAAGTGCACTTGGGAAATATAGGCCTTACTTGCTTGGTCAGCCTTTTAAGATTAAAACTGACCAGCAAGCTTTGAAGCACTTGTTGGAGTAG